From a single Adhaeribacter swui genomic region:
- a CDS encoding PVC-type heme-binding CxxCH protein codes for MIEKIRFILSFVFLFILLDSCVSQKTKEPISDATATAPTVLTLKQDEQAGTISVFRADGKEPILTQNAKPDFRPYMHPIVAPDGKGVLTEYSPGHHKHQTGLYWGFTRVNGRDYFHHPEGTYWRKVSAKVVEANGPEVKWQTVYDLVDEQGSPVLTETQNWAMREQQGKYYLTLEWNGEAKQDVTIGKYDYGGLFLRMPWKEGIKGEVINASRQRNEKAEGQKAIWTDVGMQVEGRSDLAHIAIFDHADNKGFPTPWRVDPQLGIGPARARHGDWKIAKGETETIRHQVVVYTGALNDTEMNTTWAQFSGKNSSSDLWKLAQQEGKEAKFLTSEEAVKNMTLMKGYKVNAWASEPLMTQPMAFCWDDRGRMWIAENRDYENRGKGFSAKGNSRILILEDTDKDGVADSKKVFLEGIAFPSAIAVGFDGLFMGAPPNLLFVPDKDQDDKADMDDIEVRLTGWGIRDRHETLNSLHWGPDGWLYGLQGFATPSKVSKPNGKGKIYRHNDPFPDVMKGEGVDINGGVWRYHPTKDKFEVVAHGFSNPWGIDHDPKGQLLISACVIPHLWHVIPGGIYHRQGGQHFNPYVYDDIKTIADHRHRSAHGGARIYQSDAFPPDQWGRIFMANIHDHGVLSDVLVPKGSGFTSHHGDDFMMANNAQWVGFSMEIGPEGGMYVLDWHDGDICGNDVLNSETGRIFRIMPENSLAENWEGRYADLSKMTDEQLVNLQTSKSDWHARRARVILQNRAAKGRLAATTHNQLRQLFEKNNNPDYRLRAMWGLHVTGGLSTKNLIKSLSDKDQYVRAWAIQLLNEDKNSGSEAMAKFTKMAKSDKSAVVRLYLASALQRMEPGDRWKIAGELMKHGEDAEDHNLPKMIWFAVEPLVKENPNRALELAGQSKIPMVAQYISRRTVDANAVETLITALGKMPEPPVSMLQGMREGLEGRYDLAAPANWAAVYAKLQKSPDENIVRLAQDLSQQFGDTESVKKALATLKNKNAPLDQRRQALQAITSRKQPELLAELPVLLDDAGLRGDAIRAIADFDDEPLGKMLLSRYNSFNTAEKLQVVQTMAARPRYGWLLAQGIKDTSIPKRDVPPYVARQLLRVVGSGFVEIWGPIEQSSTDEKAFAKYQKLLTPQAVSKADIVKGNAVFQRTCGSCHKMYGKGGNIGPDLTGSNRANLDYLLFNVLNPSGDIQDDYKLVVVTTRDGRTYSGNVIAENERQVTLRVVGQEAVVLNKSAIQSREVTAVSMMPPGLLDNLTDSEVLNLVAYLRTQEEPK; via the coding sequence ATGATTGAAAAAATAAGGTTTATTCTTTCTTTCGTTTTTCTTTTCATCTTGCTGGATAGTTGCGTTTCGCAGAAAACGAAAGAACCAATAAGTGATGCAACAGCAACTGCCCCTACGGTTTTAACTCTGAAACAAGATGAACAGGCTGGCACCATCTCCGTATTCCGGGCCGATGGCAAAGAACCCATTCTCACCCAAAATGCGAAGCCCGATTTCCGGCCGTACATGCACCCCATTGTGGCCCCGGATGGTAAAGGTGTTTTAACGGAATATAGTCCTGGCCACCACAAACACCAAACTGGTTTATACTGGGGTTTTACCCGGGTTAATGGCCGCGATTATTTCCATCATCCGGAAGGTACGTATTGGCGTAAAGTTTCGGCGAAGGTGGTGGAAGCCAACGGGCCGGAAGTAAAGTGGCAAACCGTTTACGATTTAGTAGATGAGCAAGGCAGCCCGGTACTAACGGAAACCCAAAACTGGGCCATGCGGGAGCAGCAGGGTAAATATTATCTTACGTTGGAGTGGAACGGCGAAGCCAAGCAGGATGTAACCATTGGTAAATATGATTATGGTGGGTTATTCTTGCGTATGCCCTGGAAAGAAGGCATAAAAGGAGAAGTAATAAATGCCTCCCGGCAACGAAACGAAAAAGCTGAAGGACAAAAAGCCATTTGGACTGATGTGGGTATGCAAGTGGAAGGTCGCTCTGATTTGGCGCACATTGCGATTTTTGACCATGCAGATAACAAAGGTTTTCCTACCCCCTGGCGTGTTGACCCACAATTGGGTATTGGTCCGGCCCGTGCCCGCCACGGCGACTGGAAAATTGCCAAGGGCGAAACCGAAACCATCCGGCACCAGGTGGTGGTGTACACCGGGGCGCTAAACGACACGGAAATGAACACTACCTGGGCCCAATTCAGCGGCAAAAATTCATCTTCTGACTTGTGGAAGTTGGCCCAGCAAGAAGGCAAAGAAGCAAAGTTTTTAACCTCCGAAGAAGCCGTAAAAAATATGACTCTGATGAAGGGTTATAAAGTAAATGCCTGGGCTTCCGAACCCCTCATGACCCAGCCCATGGCTTTTTGCTGGGACGACCGTGGCCGGATGTGGATTGCCGAAAACCGGGATTACGAAAACCGAGGCAAAGGTTTCTCTGCCAAAGGTAACAGCCGCATTCTAATTCTGGAAGATACAGATAAAGATGGGGTAGCAGATAGCAAGAAGGTATTTCTGGAAGGTATTGCGTTTCCTTCGGCGATTGCGGTGGGTTTCGATGGATTATTTATGGGGGCACCGCCCAACCTGCTTTTTGTGCCCGATAAAGACCAGGACGACAAAGCCGATATGGACGATATTGAAGTCCGGCTGACCGGCTGGGGCATCCGCGACCGCCACGAAACCCTGAACAGTTTACACTGGGGGCCCGATGGTTGGTTATATGGCTTGCAAGGTTTTGCCACTCCTTCTAAAGTTAGTAAACCTAACGGAAAAGGTAAAATATACCGGCACAACGATCCTTTTCCGGATGTGATGAAAGGCGAAGGCGTGGATATAAATGGCGGAGTTTGGCGGTATCATCCCACTAAGGATAAGTTTGAAGTAGTAGCCCACGGTTTCAGTAATCCTTGGGGCATCGATCATGATCCCAAAGGGCAATTATTAATCAGCGCCTGCGTAATTCCCCATTTGTGGCACGTCATTCCGGGTGGTATTTATCACCGGCAGGGTGGTCAGCATTTTAATCCGTATGTGTACGACGATATCAAAACCATCGCCGACCACCGCCACCGATCGGCGCACGGGGGAGCCCGGATTTACCAGTCAGATGCCTTTCCGCCTGACCAGTGGGGGCGTATTTTTATGGCTAATATCCACGACCACGGTGTATTATCCGATGTATTGGTACCGAAAGGCTCTGGATTTACGTCGCATCACGGTGATGATTTTATGATGGCCAACAATGCGCAATGGGTTGGTTTTAGCATGGAAATCGGACCGGAAGGGGGTATGTACGTGTTGGACTGGCACGATGGTGATATTTGCGGCAACGATGTGCTGAACAGTGAAACCGGTCGCATCTTCCGGATAATGCCTGAGAACTCTTTGGCCGAGAATTGGGAAGGCCGGTATGCTGATTTATCCAAGATGACCGATGAACAACTGGTAAATCTGCAGACAAGCAAAAGCGATTGGCATGCCCGGCGGGCCCGCGTTATTTTACAAAATCGGGCCGCTAAAGGTAGATTAGCCGCCACTACACACAATCAACTACGGCAATTATTCGAAAAAAACAACAATCCGGATTATCGCCTTCGGGCTATGTGGGGCTTACATGTAACGGGTGGTTTATCAACTAAAAATCTAATTAAATCCTTATCGGATAAAGACCAATACGTACGTGCCTGGGCAATTCAATTATTAAACGAGGATAAAAATTCGGGTTCAGAAGCCATGGCCAAGTTTACCAAAATGGCCAAATCTGATAAATCGGCAGTGGTGCGCTTGTACCTGGCCTCGGCGTTGCAACGGATGGAGCCCGGTGACCGCTGGAAGATTGCCGGCGAATTGATGAAGCATGGAGAAGATGCGGAAGACCATAATTTACCCAAAATGATTTGGTTTGCCGTGGAGCCTTTGGTAAAAGAAAATCCAAATCGGGCATTGGAATTGGCCGGCCAAAGTAAAATACCCATGGTAGCCCAGTATATTTCGCGGCGTACCGTAGATGCTAATGCCGTAGAAACGTTAATTACGGCCTTAGGTAAAATGCCTGAGCCTCCGGTAAGTATGCTTCAGGGTATGCGCGAAGGGTTGGAAGGCCGTTATGATCTAGCCGCACCCGCTAACTGGGCGGCTGTTTATGCCAAATTGCAAAAATCTCCGGATGAGAATATCGTGCGATTGGCGCAGGACCTGTCCCAGCAGTTCGGCGATACCGAATCGGTGAAAAAAGCTTTGGCAACTCTGAAGAATAAAAATGCACCCTTAGACCAGCGCCGCCAGGCGCTGCAAGCTATTACCAGCCGCAAACAACCAGAACTTTTAGCAGAACTGCCGGTATTATTAGATGATGCGGGTTTACGCGGCGATGCCATCCGGGCCATTGCTGATTTTGATGACGAACCACTTGGCAAAATGCTGCTCTCGCGTTACAATTCGTTTAACACCGCCGAAAAATTGCAAGTAGTGCAAACTATGGCCGCTCGACCCAGATACGGTTGGTTGCTGGCGCAAGGCATTAAAGATACTAGCATCCCCAAACGAGATGTGCCGCCTTACGTAGCCCGGCAACTATTACGGGTAGTAGGTAGTGGTTTCGTAGAAATATGGGGGCCAATTGAGCAGAGCAGCACCGACGAAAAAGCCTTTGCCAAGTATCAGAAATTATTAACTCCGCAGGCAGTAAGCAAAGCCGACATAGTAAAAGGTAACGCTGTTTTTCAGCGTACCTGCGGCAGCTGCCACAAGATGTACGGCAAAGGCGGCAACATCGGCCCAGACCTTACTGGCTCGAACCGCGCTAATCTAGATTACTTGCTGTTTAATGTGCTTAACCCCAGCGGTGATATTCAGGACGACTACAAACTGGTGGTGGTAACTACCCGCGATGGGCGTACTTATTCCGGGAATGTAATTGCCGAAAATGAGCGGCAGGTAACGCTGCGGGTAGTAGGGCAGGAGGCCGTTGTGTTGAATAAATCGGCTATACAATCGCGGGAAGTTACTGCCGTATCTATGATGCCCCCTGGGTTATTAGATAATTTAACGGATTCAGAAGTGTTGAATTTAGTGGCCTATTTACGAACTCAGGAGGAGCCAAAATAA
- a CDS encoding Gfo/Idh/MocA family protein, translating to MHQNFNRREFIKTAAVASVGIGLNLNSGLVLGKEKGKRVGIIGLDTSHSVAFTKELNNPNAQDKYGGYKIVAAYPKGSEKIESSTKRIPGYIEEVKKHGVKISGSIKDLLKEVDVVLLETNDGHPRLEQAMEVLKAGKPMFIDKPVAASLRDVMTIYEEAKKRKVPLFSSSSLRYMPSAQEAAQGKEGKILGADTYGPASLEPSHPDLFWYGIHGVETLFTIMGKGCQSVTRTQTENTELVVGVWEDGRIGTFRGTRNGKADYGGTAYAEKGNITLGQFGGYNPLLEQIIKFFETGQTPVDPEDTLEIYAFMEASDESKRQGGKSITLASVMEKAKV from the coding sequence ATGCATCAAAACTTTAACAGAAGAGAATTCATCAAAACGGCAGCAGTGGCAAGTGTAGGTATAGGATTAAATTTAAATTCAGGACTTGTTTTGGGTAAAGAAAAAGGGAAACGAGTAGGTATTATTGGCCTGGATACGTCGCATAGTGTAGCCTTTACCAAAGAACTTAATAACCCCAATGCTCAGGATAAATACGGTGGCTACAAAATAGTAGCGGCTTATCCGAAGGGCAGTGAAAAAATAGAATCCAGTACGAAGCGGATACCCGGATATATTGAAGAAGTCAAAAAGCACGGAGTTAAAATTTCCGGTTCTATTAAAGATTTATTGAAAGAAGTAGATGTGGTATTGCTCGAGACCAACGATGGTCACCCGCGTCTGGAACAAGCCATGGAAGTTTTAAAAGCCGGTAAACCCATGTTTATTGATAAGCCGGTTGCTGCATCTTTACGCGATGTAATGACTATCTACGAGGAAGCAAAGAAAAGAAAAGTACCCCTATTCTCCAGTTCCTCGCTCCGTTATATGCCCAGTGCCCAAGAGGCGGCGCAAGGCAAGGAAGGAAAAATTTTAGGCGCCGATACCTACGGACCGGCTTCCCTGGAGCCATCTCACCCGGATTTATTCTGGTATGGTATTCATGGGGTTGAAACGCTGTTTACCATTATGGGCAAAGGATGCCAAAGTGTAACCCGCACGCAAACCGAAAATACGGAACTGGTCGTGGGGGTATGGGAAGATGGCCGCATAGGTACCTTTCGGGGAACCCGCAATGGCAAGGCGGACTATGGCGGAACTGCTTATGCGGAAAAAGGAAATATTACTTTAGGCCAATTTGGCGGCTATAATCCTTTGTTAGAGCAAATAATTAAATTTTTTGAAACAGGTCAAACCCCAGTTGATCCGGAGGATACCCTGGAAATATACGCTTTTATGGAGGCTTCTGATGAAAGTAAACGCCAGGGCGGCAAATCTATTACTCTGGCAAGTGTGATGGAGAAGGCAAAAGTTTAA
- a CDS encoding Gfo/Idh/MocA family oxidoreductase gives MENTRREFIKKAALGTAALSIGGILPGFSPKSYGRILGANDRIMVAIMGVNSRGMAVGTNFASQPNCEMLYCCDVDSRASQKFSAVIEKLTKKRPKEQGDFRKALEDKDLDALIVTAPDHWHAPAAILACKAGKHVYLEKPASHNPNEGELVMAAAKKYNKILQMGNQRRSWPNVIAGINEIKAGAIGRPYFAKTWYTNNRESIGIGKPTAVPEWLNYDLWQGPAPRRTYKDNVVHYNWHWFWNWGTGEALNNGTHMVDLARWGLGVEYPTRVTSSGGRYHFRDDWETPDTQVINLEFKNNTAISWEGRSCNGKPIEGSSVGVIFYGENGSLFIGGGNAYTIYNLKNEVVKDVKSDNAAIDPRNLTNPSQALDALHIQNFFDAIRVGGKLNSDIVSGHQSTLLVQLGNISQRTGRTLNIDPTNGHILNDNDALKYWSREYQKGWEPKV, from the coding sequence ATGGAAAATACCAGAAGAGAATTTATCAAGAAAGCGGCCCTGGGTACGGCGGCATTATCAATCGGGGGTATATTACCTGGCTTTAGTCCGAAAAGCTATGGCCGGATATTAGGAGCCAACGACCGGATTATGGTAGCCATTATGGGCGTAAATTCCCGCGGAATGGCGGTAGGTACTAATTTTGCCAGTCAGCCCAACTGTGAGATGTTGTATTGCTGCGACGTAGATTCGCGGGCTTCGCAAAAGTTTAGTGCCGTCATAGAGAAACTCACCAAAAAAAGACCAAAAGAGCAGGGTGATTTTCGCAAAGCTTTAGAAGATAAAGATTTGGATGCTTTAATTGTAACGGCTCCTGATCATTGGCATGCCCCGGCAGCTATTCTGGCCTGTAAAGCCGGTAAACACGTTTACTTAGAAAAGCCAGCCAGCCATAACCCGAACGAAGGCGAACTGGTAATGGCAGCAGCTAAAAAATATAATAAAATATTGCAGATGGGGAACCAACGCCGTTCCTGGCCCAATGTAATTGCCGGCATCAATGAAATAAAAGCTGGCGCTATTGGCCGCCCTTATTTTGCCAAAACCTGGTACACCAATAACCGCGAATCTATTGGCATTGGTAAACCTACTGCGGTACCCGAATGGTTAAACTATGATTTATGGCAGGGTCCGGCACCTCGCCGGACTTATAAAGATAACGTGGTGCATTACAACTGGCATTGGTTCTGGAATTGGGGAACCGGCGAAGCTTTGAATAATGGCACGCACATGGTGGATTTAGCCCGCTGGGGCTTAGGCGTTGAATATCCCACCCGGGTTACCTCATCCGGAGGAAGGTACCACTTCCGGGATGATTGGGAAACGCCGGATACGCAGGTAATCAATTTAGAGTTTAAGAATAATACGGCTATCTCCTGGGAAGGCCGCAGCTGCAATGGCAAGCCTATTGAAGGTTCTTCGGTAGGGGTTATATTTTATGGCGAAAACGGTTCTTTATTTATTGGCGGTGGCAATGCCTATACCATTTATAATTTAAAAAATGAGGTGGTAAAAGATGTGAAGAGCGATAATGCGGCAATTGACCCGCGTAATTTAACCAATCCTTCGCAGGCTTTAGATGCCTTGCATATCCAGAATTTTTTTGATGCTATCCGGGTAGGAGGGAAATTAAATTCTGATATTGTAAGTGGCCACCAAAGTACCTTGCTGGTGCAATTAGGTAACATCTCGCAACGAACAGGCAGAACTTTAAACATAGACCCAACCAATGGCCATATCCTAAATGATAACGATGCCCTGAAATACTGGAGCCGCGAATATCAGAAAGGCTGGGAACCCAAAGTTTAA
- a CDS encoding sugar MFS transporter — protein MNNTVTIKDESSSVGVSSLSKRNTTISILIIGLLFFIFGFVSWVNAILIPYFKIACELTNFQSYLVTFAFYISYFVMSVPASFLLKRLGFKKGMMAGFWTMATGAFIFIPAASTRTYEIFLLGLFTLGAGLAILQTAANPYITILGPKERAAQRISIMGICNKAAGILAPIIFAAVILKATDTDLFAQLGTMSESQKDAALDELISRVILPYSVLGCVLLALGLMVRFSPLPEINTEEETAEVATANSGKTSIFQFPHLILGAISIFLHVGTQVIAIDTIIGYAGTMNIPLMEAKVFPSYTLFATICGYILGIICIPRFISQVNAFRVCTLLGTILTLLVIFAKGQVSFLGHQADISIWFMVLLGLANSLVWAGIWPLALDGLGKFTKLGASIMIMGLCGNAIMPLFYGYFADLLNERAAYWVLFPCYLYLVFYAMYGHKIRRWSI, from the coding sequence ATGAACAATACGGTTACAATAAAAGATGAAAGCAGTTCAGTTGGGGTAAGTTCTTTATCAAAGCGCAATACCACTATTTCGATTTTGATTATCGGGTTGCTGTTCTTTATTTTTGGATTTGTCTCCTGGGTAAATGCCATCCTGATTCCTTACTTTAAGATTGCCTGCGAGCTGACAAACTTCCAGTCTTATTTAGTAACGTTCGCCTTTTATATTTCCTATTTTGTTATGTCGGTGCCGGCGTCTTTTTTGCTCAAACGATTGGGTTTTAAAAAAGGCATGATGGCCGGCTTCTGGACTATGGCTACCGGAGCCTTTATTTTTATACCAGCCGCCTCTACCCGAACGTACGAAATATTTTTATTGGGTTTATTTACCTTGGGAGCCGGTTTAGCTATTCTGCAAACGGCGGCAAACCCGTACATTACCATTCTTGGCCCGAAAGAACGCGCTGCCCAGCGTATCAGTATTATGGGTATTTGTAATAAGGCGGCTGGCATTTTAGCGCCTATTATTTTTGCTGCTGTTATTTTAAAAGCTACCGATACAGACCTTTTTGCGCAGTTGGGCACCATGAGCGAAAGTCAGAAAGATGCTGCTTTAGATGAGTTAATTAGCCGGGTAATTCTTCCGTATAGTGTATTAGGCTGTGTGTTACTGGCTCTGGGTTTAATGGTGCGTTTTTCGCCGTTGCCTGAAATTAATACCGAAGAAGAAACGGCCGAGGTAGCTACCGCCAACTCCGGAAAGACTAGTATTTTTCAGTTCCCGCACTTAATATTAGGGGCAATCAGTATCTTTTTGCACGTAGGCACTCAGGTTATCGCCATAGATACCATCATCGGGTATGCTGGCACCATGAACATCCCGTTAATGGAAGCAAAGGTATTTCCGTCTTATACCTTGTTTGCTACCATTTGCGGGTACATTCTGGGCATTATTTGTATACCGCGGTTTATCAGCCAGGTAAATGCTTTTCGGGTTTGCACCTTGCTGGGTACCATTTTAACGCTGCTCGTTATTTTCGCAAAAGGCCAGGTTTCTTTTCTGGGGCACCAGGCAGATATTTCTATCTGGTTTATGGTTTTGCTGGGTTTGGCAAACTCGCTGGTATGGGCGGGTATCTGGCCCCTGGCATTAGATGGCTTAGGCAAGTTTACGAAGCTGGGAGCTTCCATCATGATTATGGGCTTATGCGGAAACGCGATTATGCCGCTTTTCTACGGTTATTTCGCCGATCTTTTAAATGAACGCGCCGCTTACTGGGTGCTATTTCCATGCTATCTCTATCTGGTGTTTTATGCGATGTACGGGCATAAAATCAGACGCTGGAGTATTTAG
- a CDS encoding acyl-CoA thioester hydrolase/BAAT C-terminal domain-containing protein translates to MGNRVVVKVKFLKIEAKRKLKLYKVQYYLKNIIPLLIIFLAPDLNGQTLKKAERQAIWEQIAPYFSPPDLYKNDFGGYRSPLNFYDGSPVKTKQDWTTRRQEILKKWHGLMGEWPAFIENQKIEILETIRKEGYTQHRIRFNWTPTEKTTGYLSVPDGKGKKPAVITVFYEPETAIGVGGAPFRDFALQLTRRGFVTLSIGTTDATKAQTYSIYYPSIENATVQPLSMLGYAAANAWYVVAALPEVDAKRIGIMGHSFGGKWAMFASCLFDKFACAVWSDPGIVFDEKRENVNYWEPWYLGYHPKPWRKSGVISVDNPAKGLYPQMVREGFDLHELHALMAPRPFLVSGGSEDPVERWVPLNHTVKVNKLLGQDSRVAMTNRPAHSPNADSNEKAYLFLEYFLK, encoded by the coding sequence ATGGGAAACAGGGTAGTGGTGAAAGTAAAATTTTTAAAAATAGAGGCGAAACGAAAGTTAAAGTTATATAAGGTGCAGTATTATTTAAAAAACATTATCCCGCTTCTAATAATATTTCTGGCTCCTGACCTGAATGGGCAGACTCTAAAGAAGGCTGAACGGCAGGCTATTTGGGAGCAAATAGCGCCTTATTTTTCACCACCTGATCTTTATAAAAATGATTTTGGGGGCTACCGTTCCCCATTAAATTTTTATGATGGTAGCCCCGTAAAAACCAAGCAGGATTGGACTACGCGCCGGCAAGAAATTTTAAAAAAATGGCACGGATTAATGGGGGAGTGGCCGGCCTTCATTGAAAACCAGAAAATAGAAATACTGGAAACCATCCGCAAGGAAGGCTATACCCAGCACCGCATCCGCTTCAACTGGACCCCCACCGAAAAAACAACGGGTTACCTGTCAGTGCCCGATGGCAAAGGGAAAAAGCCGGCCGTTATTACCGTATTTTACGAACCGGAAACCGCTATTGGCGTAGGTGGTGCGCCCTTTCGGGACTTTGCCTTACAATTAACCCGAAGAGGCTTTGTAACGCTTTCTATCGGTACTACGGATGCTACCAAAGCTCAAACTTATTCCATTTATTATCCTTCCATTGAAAATGCAACTGTTCAGCCACTTTCGATGCTGGGCTATGCGGCGGCCAATGCCTGGTATGTAGTAGCCGCGCTGCCCGAAGTAGATGCCAAGCGCATTGGTATTATGGGGCATTCGTTTGGGGGTAAGTGGGCCATGTTCGCTTCCTGCCTGTTCGACAAATTTGCCTGTGCCGTCTGGTCCGATCCGGGAATTGTGTTTGATGAAAAGAGGGAAAATGTTAATTACTGGGAACCCTGGTATTTAGGTTACCATCCTAAACCTTGGCGGAAAAGCGGAGTTATTTCGGTGGATAATCCGGCCAAAGGTTTGTACCCGCAAATGGTCAGAGAAGGATTTGATTTACACGAACTACATGCTTTAATGGCTCCGCGCCCGTTCCTGGTATCGGGTGGGTCCGAAGACCCTGTGGAACGGTGGGTGCCCCTAAATCATACGGTTAAGGTTAATAAATTATTGGGTCAAGATAGCCGGGTGGCGATGACTAACCGGCCGGCGCACTCACCTAATGCCGATTCTAACGAAAAGGCCTACTTATTTCTCGAATATTTCCTGAAGTAA
- a CDS encoding PQQ-dependent sugar dehydrogenase, with translation MLYLKNRRIVRFSSFFIFLFILSCSTITTGPGSIHSNLSAIKTPIEQQFILDSTKVGVSTIIDKLNVPWEITWGPDNWIWYTEQSGTVSKVNPTTGEKKLLLTIPEVYRYRTLGLLCMALHPNFKKQPFVFLNYTFKQDTKLTSRWVRYTYSNDILSNPLILMEVPADVGHNGSRMAFAPDGKLMLATGDADVNNNEQNGGNAQKDNVLSGKILRINIDGTVPRDNPIPGNPVWAKGFRVPQGMVYAANGNLYTAEHGDATDDEINLITKSGNYGYPNVAGKCNLPHEKTFCDQHAVIEPLMAWTPTIAPAGIDYYNATAIPEWQNSLLLTTLKETDFRVLKLNKAGNTIVSEQIYLDKEFGRLRDVCVAPNGDIYISTSNRDWNPAKGFPQENDDRIIRLFKIKENDTYASNFKDIASTETKPNEILPNAGAQVYTKYCVSCHKEDGNGVAGTFPPLTEAEQVTGDKQRLISIVLQGLAGPIIVKGKEYNQQMPAFHFLSDPEIADVLTYVRAEFGKGASSISREEVEKARLGKAN, from the coding sequence ATGCTTTATTTAAAAAACAGGCGAATAGTTCGTTTCTCATCATTTTTCATTTTCCTGTTTATTCTTTCCTGTTCCACAATAACTACTGGCCCGGGTTCAATACATTCCAATTTATCGGCTATAAAAACACCCATTGAGCAGCAATTTATTCTGGATTCCACCAAGGTAGGGGTAAGTACCATTATAGATAAACTTAATGTGCCTTGGGAAATAACCTGGGGACCCGATAACTGGATTTGGTATACCGAACAAAGTGGCACCGTTAGTAAAGTAAACCCAACTACCGGCGAAAAAAAGCTACTATTAACTATTCCGGAAGTATATCGCTACCGCACGCTGGGCTTGTTGTGTATGGCTTTGCATCCTAATTTTAAAAAACAACCTTTTGTTTTCTTGAATTACACTTTTAAGCAAGATACAAAATTAACCTCCCGGTGGGTGCGGTACACCTATAGCAACGATATACTAAGCAACCCGTTGATTTTAATGGAAGTACCTGCCGATGTGGGGCATAATGGTTCGCGCATGGCTTTTGCCCCCGATGGCAAATTAATGCTGGCTACCGGCGATGCCGATGTGAACAATAATGAGCAAAATGGAGGTAATGCACAGAAAGATAATGTGTTAAGCGGTAAAATATTGCGGATTAACATAGATGGAACCGTGCCCCGAGATAACCCTATTCCGGGCAATCCGGTTTGGGCGAAAGGCTTCCGGGTTCCCCAGGGTATGGTATATGCGGCTAACGGAAATTTATACACCGCCGAGCATGGCGATGCCACGGATGATGAAATTAACCTAATTACTAAAAGCGGTAACTATGGCTACCCGAACGTGGCAGGTAAATGCAACCTCCCTCACGAAAAAACTTTTTGTGACCAGCATGCCGTAATTGAACCTCTAATGGCCTGGACGCCCACTATCGCCCCGGCAGGTATTGATTATTACAACGCTACTGCAATTCCGGAGTGGCAGAATTCTCTATTGCTTACTACGCTAAAAGAAACCGATTTTCGGGTACTGAAATTGAATAAAGCCGGCAACACCATAGTTTCAGAACAAATTTACCTGGATAAAGAATTTGGGCGCTTACGTGATGTATGCGTAGCCCCTAACGGGGATATTTATATTTCTACCAGCAACCGGGACTGGAACCCGGCTAAAGGTTTCCCGCAGGAAAATGATGACCGGATTATTCGCTTATTCAAAATAAAAGAAAACGATACGTATGCATCAAATTTTAAAGATATAGCATCTACTGAAACTAAACCCAATGAAATATTGCCCAATGCCGGGGCACAGGTTTATACCAAATACTGTGTTTCCTGCCACAAAGAAGATGGCAATGGGGTTGCCGGCACCTTTCCGCCTTTAACGGAAGCGGAGCAAGTTACGGGAGATAAACAGAGGTTAATTTCTATTGTATTACAGGGTTTAGCCGGCCCGATAATAGTTAAAGGCAAAGAATACAACCAGCAGATGCCGGCTTTCCATTTCTTAAGCGATCCCGAGATTGCCGATGTACTTACCTACGTCCGGGCTGAATTTGGCAAAGGAGCCAGTTCCATCTCTAGAGAAGAGGTAGAAAAAGCCAGGTTGGGAAAAGCAAATTAG